Proteins encoded in a region of the Burkholderia ubonensis subsp. mesacidophila genome:
- a CDS encoding fimbrial protein: protein MMKRTRAFLTTAFLLAASPAVLAACRPITPEESARWTETRPIPNQIMTTFNIAFPSGVVDVDPDLPIGSPLVSGESAPTPSMSFIACDPPSGAIIVDFMTAPPPSPLGNKIYATNVPGIGFRLNYVRASGSTSVVPYTNNWTEHPETPGTQPVNYGDGAKYRVDLIKTSNDIPSFSTITFGHLARTYGDGNPGVAVTNIYSGNVSLRVLPSCRVDSSTLNIDFGQFGPYDVSQTTGPTRAVNFRVLCSGPTPPASITATLSAPRDTEDPALIQNTGARHLAIRLRDKTTGALLKPGDASSTLVQKPNGAMESGFDLEATVLRVGNQPPTTGKIDATSVITLSIL from the coding sequence ATGATGAAAAGAACCCGAGCTTTTCTCACCACTGCCTTCCTGCTGGCCGCGTCGCCGGCCGTGCTGGCGGCGTGTCGGCCCATTACCCCGGAAGAGTCTGCCAGGTGGACCGAGACGCGCCCCATACCCAACCAGATAATGACGACGTTCAACATCGCCTTTCCGTCCGGCGTCGTCGACGTCGACCCCGATCTGCCGATCGGCAGCCCGCTCGTCAGCGGCGAGTCCGCGCCCACGCCCTCCATGAGTTTCATCGCCTGCGATCCACCGAGCGGAGCAATCATCGTAGACTTCATGACCGCTCCCCCCCCTTCTCCGCTCGGCAACAAGATTTACGCAACCAACGTGCCGGGCATTGGTTTCCGGCTCAATTACGTGCGCGCCAGCGGCAGCACCAGCGTCGTGCCTTATACGAACAACTGGACGGAACACCCGGAGACCCCCGGCACGCAGCCGGTCAACTACGGCGACGGCGCGAAATACCGGGTCGATCTGATTAAAACCAGCAACGATATTCCGAGCTTCTCGACGATCACCTTCGGCCATCTCGCGCGAACCTACGGCGACGGCAATCCCGGTGTAGCCGTCACCAACATCTACTCCGGCAACGTGTCGCTCCGGGTGTTGCCGAGTTGCCGCGTCGACAGCAGCACGCTGAACATCGACTTCGGCCAGTTCGGCCCCTATGACGTTTCACAGACGACAGGCCCGACACGCGCCGTGAACTTCCGGGTGCTCTGCTCGGGCCCGACGCCCCCCGCGTCGATCACCGCCACGCTGAGCGCACCTCGGGACACGGAAGATCCCGCGCTGATCCAGAACACCGGCGCCCGGCACCTCGCGATCCGCCTGCGGGACAAAACGACCGGCGCGCTGCTGAAGCCCGGCGACGCGAGCAGCACGCTCGTGCAGAAGCCGAACGGTGCGATGGAATCCGGCTTCGATCTCGAAGCCACCGTGCTGCGGGTCGGCAACCAGCCGCCCACCACGGGCAAGATCGACGCGACCTCGGTCATCACGCTCAGCATCCTCTAA